Proteins encoded together in one Alteribacter keqinensis window:
- a CDS encoding pseudouridine synthase — MERLQKVIAQAGVTSRRKAETLIEEGRVTVNGKMVTELGTKVDPHNDKVEVNGVPIDKEEPVYYLLYKPQGVLSSVEDHLDRRVVTDLIESEKRIYPVGRLDYDTSGLILLTNDGEFANVLMHPKYRIQKTYIAKIRGIPSRQNLKLLERGIKLEDGKTAPARVKLVKANNQKGTAIVEITIHEGKNRQVRRMMEAIGHPVEKLKREQYGFLTLRGLNAGEFRELKPHEVKKLRELAVT; from the coding sequence ATGGAGAGACTCCAAAAAGTAATTGCCCAGGCGGGTGTTACGTCAAGAAGAAAAGCAGAGACATTGATTGAAGAAGGAAGAGTAACAGTAAATGGTAAAATGGTAACGGAGCTGGGAACCAAAGTAGATCCCCATAATGATAAAGTGGAAGTGAACGGCGTACCGATCGACAAAGAAGAACCAGTCTATTATCTTCTGTATAAACCACAGGGAGTCTTATCGAGTGTAGAGGATCACCTTGACAGGAGAGTCGTAACAGACCTGATTGAATCAGAGAAAAGAATTTATCCCGTCGGACGGCTGGACTATGATACATCCGGTCTCATTTTACTTACGAATGACGGAGAATTTGCCAACGTACTTATGCATCCGAAATACAGAATTCAAAAGACGTATATCGCTAAAATCCGGGGCATCCCTTCAAGACAGAATCTGAAATTACTTGAACGGGGCATAAAGCTGGAAGACGGTAAAACAGCGCCGGCAAGAGTCAAACTGGTCAAAGCTAATAACCAAAAGGGAACGGCGATTGTGGAAATAACAATTCATGAAGGGAAAAACCGTCAGGTCCGCAGGATGATGGAGGCGATTGGCCACCCTGTTGAGAAGCTCAAGCGGGAGCAGTATGGTTTCTTAACATTAAGAGGACTGAATGCCGGGGAATTCCGGGAATTGAAGCCTCACGAAGTGAAAAAGTTAAGAGAACTTGCCGTCACATAA
- the ccsA gene encoding cytochrome c biogenesis protein CcsA: MAQLSSNLLLISFFLYFLATVLFAVSVTGRRFKDKAGNEKNRLGTYGYISSVLAFALAIGYFITRWIAGGHAPVSNMFEYTTFLGIMMSLGFVIIYPMYKSRVLGLFTMPVVMLIIAYASVFPTEIQPLIPALQSNWLKIHVITTALGQGILAVGFAAGLVYLVRVTDFKQKSRKVTALELVFFGLLCFAGHVLLSMGFGAANYEADFVYVNEFAQEDEITYQLPALIGPNEGTLMTENRFSPLINAPDFIVPDDLNAVIWAFISGTVLYWLLRLVMRKPIGGALQPLVRGVNPQSADELSYRAIAIGFPIFTLGGLIFAMIWAQIAWTRFWGWDPKEVWALITFLFYAAYLHLRLSRGWHGEKSAWLCVIGFAIIMFNLIFVNLVIAGLHSYAGL; the protein is encoded by the coding sequence ATGGCCCAGCTAAGTAGTAATTTACTTTTAATTTCATTTTTCCTGTACTTTCTTGCGACTGTACTTTTTGCCGTATCTGTTACAGGACGCCGCTTTAAAGATAAAGCAGGGAACGAAAAAAACCGCCTCGGCACATATGGATACATTTCATCTGTATTAGCCTTTGCCCTTGCAATCGGCTACTTCATAACAAGGTGGATCGCCGGGGGACATGCTCCTGTAAGTAACATGTTTGAATACACGACATTTCTTGGAATCATGATGAGTCTCGGGTTTGTTATTATTTATCCAATGTACAAAAGCCGGGTTCTCGGATTGTTTACGATGCCAGTTGTAATGCTCATCATTGCCTATGCATCTGTTTTCCCGACTGAAATTCAGCCGCTCATTCCGGCTCTTCAGTCAAACTGGTTGAAAATCCATGTTATTACAACTGCTCTCGGACAGGGGATTCTCGCTGTTGGTTTTGCAGCTGGTCTTGTGTATCTTGTGAGAGTCACCGACTTTAAACAAAAGTCCAGAAAAGTAACGGCATTGGAACTTGTGTTTTTCGGACTTTTATGCTTTGCGGGCCATGTTCTTCTGAGTATGGGCTTTGGCGCTGCAAACTACGAAGCAGACTTTGTATATGTAAACGAGTTTGCCCAGGAAGACGAGATCACTTACCAGCTTCCGGCTCTTATTGGTCCTAATGAAGGAACACTGATGACAGAAAACCGGTTCAGTCCTCTCATTAATGCACCGGATTTTATCGTACCCGATGATTTGAATGCCGTTATCTGGGCATTTATCTCAGGTACTGTTCTGTATTGGCTCCTGCGCCTTGTTATGAGAAAGCCAATAGGCGGCGCTCTGCAGCCCCTCGTCAGAGGAGTTAATCCACAAAGTGCTGATGAGCTCAGTTACCGGGCGATTGCGATTGGTTTTCCGATCTTTACTCTCGGAGGACTCATTTTCGCTATGATCTGGGCACAAATCGCCTGGACCCGATTCTGGGGCTGGGATCCGAAAGAAGTATGGGCATTAATTACATTTTTGTTTTACGCCGCATACTTACACTTACGGCTTTCAAGAGGCTGGCACGGTGAAAAGAGTGCATGGCTCTGTGTTATCGGGTTTGCGATCATTATGTTTAACCTGATTTTCGTTAACTTGGTTATTGCAGGATTGCACTCATATGCAGGGTTATAG
- a CDS encoding D-alanyl-D-alanine carboxypeptidase family protein — protein sequence MKKPIILLILVMIMALTAILPVRAGANVYPGQTSAQGAVLMELESGRVLYEKEAHTQMRIASITKIMTALLAIESGKMDEMVTISSRAEGTEGSSLYLYAGEKLPLKDLVYGLMLRSGNDAAVAIAEHVGGSLEGFVYMMNEKALEIGMTNTVFNNPHGLDDHEEHYSTAYDMAVLARYAMENNQYREVSGTKSYKASERENGYRVFNNKNRLLTQLYPYSTGGKTGYTKRAKRTLVSTAEKDGVELVAVTLNAGSDWHDHMNLFNWAFSRFQMMEIVKEGRFNSIKDPFYKNKLYAAYNFEYPLTDEEADLVEQKTVLLSPDERWEKTGYPDPIGSIQISLNGERIGVVPLSFETEVENKPSFFKRMWDALFMISDVKDSG from the coding sequence ATGAAAAAGCCAATAATACTTCTTATCCTTGTTATGATTATGGCATTAACGGCCATTTTGCCTGTCCGTGCAGGTGCCAATGTCTACCCGGGACAGACTTCGGCGCAGGGAGCGGTGCTGATGGAGCTTGAGAGTGGGCGGGTTTTATATGAAAAAGAAGCGCATACACAAATGAGAATTGCGAGTATAACGAAAATCATGACTGCCCTCCTTGCCATTGAATCAGGGAAGATGGACGAGATGGTCACGATTTCTTCAAGAGCAGAGGGTACTGAAGGGTCATCTCTTTACTTATATGCAGGGGAGAAGCTGCCTTTAAAGGATCTGGTTTACGGCCTTATGCTCCGGTCTGGTAATGATGCAGCGGTGGCCATTGCTGAGCATGTCGGGGGGAGCCTCGAAGGGTTTGTGTATATGATGAATGAAAAAGCACTGGAAATCGGGATGACAAATACGGTTTTTAATAATCCCCACGGTCTTGATGACCATGAAGAGCACTATTCAACAGCATATGATATGGCTGTTCTTGCCCGTTATGCAATGGAAAATAACCAGTATCGGGAAGTGTCAGGCACTAAATCCTATAAAGCATCAGAGCGGGAAAACGGCTACAGAGTTTTTAATAATAAGAACCGTCTCCTTACCCAGTTGTATCCATACTCTACAGGAGGGAAAACAGGATATACGAAAAGAGCAAAGCGGACACTTGTTTCTACTGCAGAAAAAGATGGTGTTGAACTGGTTGCTGTGACATTGAATGCCGGCAGCGACTGGCACGATCATATGAATTTATTCAACTGGGCTTTTAGCAGATTCCAAATGATGGAAATTGTAAAAGAAGGACGTTTTAATAGTATTAAAGACCCTTTTTATAAGAATAAACTTTACGCTGCTTATAATTTTGAATATCCTCTTACAGATGAGGAGGCAGATCTTGTGGAACAAAAAACAGTTCTCCTCTCTCCTGATGAGAGATGGGAGAAGACTGGTTATCCTGACCCGATAGGTTCCATCCAGATTTCCCTGAATGGGGAGAGAATCGGGGTTGTACCTCTGTCTTTTGAAACTGAAGTGGAAAATAAGCCTTCATTCTTCAAAAGGATGTGGGATGCTTTGTTTATGATCAGTGATGTGAAGGACAGTGGTTAA
- the resA gene encoding thiol-disulfide oxidoreductase ResA, whose product MKKRRLIIRSAILVVLATAIGYTLFTHFSEERGLVDAGDTAPDFALEDMDGNLVHLDELKGKGVYLTFWATYCTYCRDKMEYLKEYHEEYKEKGVEVVALNVDESTVQVQRFLDRHNVPYTNVIDRGMKVSNAYGVNSLPAVLLIDENGSVIERQVGGKTEQQVLESLDKLVPGSE is encoded by the coding sequence ATGAAAAAGAGGAGACTGATCATACGTTCAGCCATCTTAGTTGTCCTCGCAACAGCCATTGGATACACCCTTTTCACCCATTTTTCTGAAGAGAGGGGACTCGTTGATGCAGGAGACACTGCACCGGACTTTGCCCTTGAAGATATGGATGGGAATCTTGTTCATTTGGACGAGCTGAAAGGAAAAGGCGTTTATCTTACATTCTGGGCAACATACTGCACATATTGCCGGGATAAAATGGAGTACCTGAAAGAATATCATGAAGAATACAAAGAAAAAGGTGTAGAAGTGGTTGCATTGAATGTTGATGAATCAACCGTTCAGGTGCAGCGCTTTCTGGACCGTCATAATGTTCCATATACCAACGTTATCGACCGGGGGATGAAAGTAAGCAACGCCTACGGTGTAAACAGTCTGCCGGCCGTTCTTTTAATTGATGAAAATGGATCTGTCATCGAACGCCAGGTTGGCGGTAAAACAGAACAGCAAGTACTCGAATCTTTGGATAAACTTGTACCTGGCAGCGAGTAG
- a CDS encoding DUF421 domain-containing protein: protein MPGWLEVTVRTISALVLILASAKLLVRKNLAHMTQMEFIIMAFFGAMLGVGAVNLSIPIAFPLLGFFIATLFLFSVQLLKLKSRTFRVWVQAQPAPVIKNGKILEEEMKKQRFTSDDLETELRRKGIFNVQDVEFAMLEGSGEVDALLKKDRQPLTAKEMNIALGTVKEAETVIRDGKIQDEALNRLGFSRRWLEERISKKGYSVDNIFLAQADRDGEIYTDLYDDQIKQRPQTEKEALFITLKKVQAELETFSHDTKDVTAKQMYTRNAVELADLKKKLEVYLLI from the coding sequence ATGCCGGGATGGTTGGAAGTGACTGTAAGAACAATCAGTGCTTTAGTACTCATATTAGCTTCTGCGAAGTTGCTGGTCAGAAAAAACCTTGCCCACATGACTCAGATGGAGTTCATTATTATGGCTTTTTTCGGCGCCATGCTTGGTGTTGGAGCTGTAAATCTGTCCATTCCAATTGCCTTTCCTTTGCTTGGTTTCTTCATTGCAACATTATTCTTATTCAGTGTGCAGCTTTTAAAATTAAAAAGCAGAACGTTCAGGGTGTGGGTGCAGGCGCAGCCGGCACCGGTTATTAAGAACGGTAAAATTCTGGAAGAAGAAATGAAAAAGCAGCGGTTTACAAGTGATGACCTTGAAACCGAACTCAGAAGAAAAGGGATTTTTAATGTTCAGGATGTGGAATTCGCAATGCTCGAAGGATCAGGAGAAGTGGATGCCCTCCTTAAAAAGGACAGACAGCCTCTGACAGCTAAAGAAATGAACATTGCATTGGGGACGGTGAAAGAAGCAGAGACTGTAATCCGAGACGGTAAAATTCAGGATGAGGCGTTGAACCGTCTTGGTTTCAGCCGACGGTGGCTGGAAGAACGAATTTCAAAAAAAGGCTATTCAGTTGATAATATTTTTCTGGCACAGGCAGACAGGGACGGGGAAATTTACACTGATCTGTATGATGATCAGATCAAACAAAGACCGCAGACTGAAAAAGAAGCCTTGTTTATAACACTGAAAAAAGTGCAGGCGGAGTTGGAGACTTTTTCTCATGACACAAAAGATGTAACAGCAAAACAAATGTACACAAGGAATGCGGTAGAACTGGCTGATTTGAAAAAGAAGCTTGAAGTTTACCTTCTGATCTGA
- the resB gene encoding cytochrome c biogenesis protein ResB, translating into MNKVKCECGHLNPFGTYLCESCGKPLKEDGNQLANMRYEGVARRSQTYRKSIVDKIWNFFSSVKVGVWIIVLTLIGSSIGTIFPQEMFIPPGRPASVYYYEEYGTLGQLFYQLGFHNLYSSWWYMLLVAALGVSLVIASIDRFVPLYRALKTQRVTRHPGFMKRQRLFKNTDQVSEPGVKIKKASDILKKRKYNVREENGNLLAEKGRFSRWGPYVNHIGLIIFLIGAMLRLFPQMYLEDHIWVREGQEVEVRGTGGEYSVRNDNFLIEFYDQEDERFREGLERSGSDVVKTYQTTATLFRQSSETIGAGEKEEVKQHQIRVNDPMTFEGFSLYQVDYKLNELAEFTFALEEIDGDSEGLEDVTFDVNLYDPESSYEFDNGYRVEIYDYFPNFTFNDDGEPSTLNRIPDNPRFIFEVFEPGEEEGELSFVGIQLNEALDPDNEYRLRMVDFDTNNVSALAVRRDRTLPILILGGVIFMIGLVQGSYWHHRRMWIQERDGELWVAGHANKNWNALKKDFEYLSEKTGIPVPDDQTDEKEEEAGTDEGVREDDGPAK; encoded by the coding sequence ATGAATAAAGTCAAATGTGAATGCGGACATCTCAACCCTTTTGGCACATACTTGTGTGAGTCATGCGGAAAACCCCTGAAAGAGGATGGAAACCAGCTGGCTAACATGCGTTATGAAGGAGTAGCAAGACGTTCGCAGACTTACAGGAAATCGATAGTAGATAAAATCTGGAACTTTTTTTCCTCTGTTAAAGTGGGAGTTTGGATCATTGTTCTGACTTTAATCGGATCCTCGATAGGAACGATATTCCCGCAGGAAATGTTTATTCCACCCGGGCGACCGGCTTCCGTTTATTACTACGAGGAATATGGTACACTGGGGCAGCTTTTCTATCAGCTTGGCTTTCATAATCTTTACAGTTCATGGTGGTATATGCTCCTTGTGGCTGCCCTCGGTGTTTCGCTGGTTATTGCGAGTATTGACAGGTTTGTACCGCTGTACAGAGCGTTGAAAACCCAGAGGGTAACAAGACACCCGGGCTTTATGAAGCGTCAGCGTCTGTTTAAAAACACTGATCAGGTTTCAGAACCTGGTGTAAAGATAAAAAAAGCCTCTGACATACTTAAGAAACGTAAATATAACGTTCGGGAAGAAAACGGAAATCTCCTTGCAGAGAAAGGCCGTTTCTCAAGGTGGGGTCCGTACGTAAACCATATCGGTCTTATCATCTTTTTAATTGGTGCTATGCTTCGCCTGTTTCCCCAAATGTACCTTGAAGATCACATCTGGGTAAGAGAAGGCCAGGAAGTTGAAGTCCGGGGAACAGGAGGAGAATATTCGGTCCGAAACGATAATTTTCTGATCGAGTTTTATGATCAGGAGGACGAGCGTTTCCGGGAAGGTCTTGAACGTTCAGGAAGTGACGTAGTCAAAACCTACCAGACGACAGCAACCCTTTTCAGACAATCGTCGGAAACAATCGGTGCAGGAGAAAAAGAAGAGGTCAAACAGCATCAGATCCGGGTAAACGATCCGATGACGTTTGAAGGATTCTCATTATACCAGGTTGATTATAAGCTTAACGAACTGGCGGAATTCACGTTTGCCCTTGAAGAAATCGATGGTGATTCAGAAGGGCTTGAAGATGTCACATTTGATGTGAACCTTTACGATCCGGAATCATCCTATGAGTTTGATAACGGATACCGTGTTGAAATTTATGATTACTTTCCTAATTTTACATTTAACGATGACGGTGAACCTTCCACTTTAAACCGTATACCGGACAACCCGAGGTTTATCTTTGAAGTATTTGAACCGGGTGAAGAAGAGGGAGAGCTCAGTTTTGTTGGGATACAATTAAACGAAGCACTTGACCCGGATAATGAATACCGTCTTCGAATGGTGGACTTCGATACGAACAATGTAAGTGCACTTGCAGTCAGACGGGATCGTACCCTTCCTATTTTAATCCTTGGGGGAGTTATCTTTATGATTGGACTCGTTCAAGGTTCCTACTGGCACCACCGGCGCATGTGGATCCAAGAGCGGGATGGAGAGCTTTGGGTCGCAGGTCATGCGAATAAGAACTGGAATGCATTGAAAAAAGACTTTGAGTACCTGTCTGAAAAAACAGGTATTCCGGTACCGGATGACCAGACCGATGAAAAGGAAGAGGAAGCAGGTACCGATGAAGGAGTGAGAGAAGACGATGGCCCAGCTAAGTAG
- a CDS encoding ATP-binding protein, whose protein sequence is MMLWRSVVGKLWATILLLVSVVLLVLTVLLLQYFERFHSEQAEEQLLNHASLIASLLEDEHTDEAAIAMSRKIAETYSTRAVIVMDEEEYWYSSDNTRGELPVDLFYEDPRLSQVMENQEVVVQRGDYELNLRNGDHQELLIVGLPVNHSAQTGAVYMYMPLDIVNEASVQTKQIILLSAAVAIILTTVFAFFLTTRITAPLRKMRRASLEVAKGNFNTKIPIRSNDEIGLLSMAFNRMARALNTNLDMLNREKEQLSRILSSMADGVITLDRRGEMSIMNPPAEAFVKAWTYENNHESEIFVLPEEIKHLFKQVTEKGQEQMVEVDVQGRSWVILMTPLYDQENIRGAVAVLRDMTDERTHDKLRKDFIANVSHELRTPISMLQGYSEAIIDDVAGSEEEKKELAQIIYDESLRMGRLVNELLDLARMEAGHISLNLERVNTREFSERVVRKFSGIAKEHDVLIVEDIEATVNSLLMDPDRIEQVLTNLIDNAIRHTPENGQVTLCVTNVEGGVKMDVIDTGSGIPEEDLPFVFERFYKADKARTRGRSGTGLGLAIVKNIVHAHKGRVSVHSKLKEGTTFTVFLPDGKE, encoded by the coding sequence ATGATGTTATGGAGAAGTGTAGTAGGAAAGTTATGGGCGACGATCTTACTTCTTGTAAGCGTCGTCCTTTTAGTCCTTACCGTCCTTTTGCTTCAATACTTTGAACGGTTTCACTCTGAACAGGCAGAAGAGCAGTTATTAAACCATGCATCCCTTATTGCGAGTCTGTTAGAAGATGAGCATACAGATGAAGCCGCTATCGCCATGTCAAGAAAAATTGCAGAAACATACTCTACTCGTGCTGTTATTGTAATGGATGAAGAGGAGTACTGGTATTCTTCTGACAATACACGTGGTGAGCTTCCTGTTGATTTATTTTATGAAGACCCAAGGCTTTCACAGGTCATGGAAAATCAGGAAGTTGTTGTCCAGCGGGGGGATTACGAACTTAATCTCAGGAATGGTGATCATCAGGAACTTCTGATTGTCGGTCTCCCCGTTAATCATAGTGCACAGACTGGTGCTGTCTATATGTATATGCCGCTTGATATTGTGAATGAAGCTTCAGTACAGACGAAGCAGATTATTCTTCTCAGTGCAGCAGTTGCCATTATACTGACAACAGTTTTTGCATTTTTCCTTACGACAAGAATTACAGCTCCTCTAAGAAAAATGCGGAGGGCGTCTCTTGAAGTGGCGAAGGGAAATTTCAACACTAAAATTCCGATCCGTTCCAATGATGAGATCGGACTGTTAAGCATGGCATTTAACCGAATGGCCCGTGCCCTTAACACTAACCTGGATATGCTTAACCGGGAGAAAGAACAACTCTCAAGAATATTAAGCTCCATGGCAGATGGTGTGATTACCCTCGACAGACGGGGTGAAATGAGCATAATGAACCCACCGGCTGAAGCATTCGTAAAAGCATGGACATACGAGAATAATCACGAATCTGAAATCTTTGTCCTTCCCGAAGAAATTAAACACTTGTTTAAACAGGTAACGGAAAAAGGACAGGAACAGATGGTGGAAGTGGATGTTCAGGGAAGAAGCTGGGTGATTTTGATGACCCCTTTGTATGATCAGGAAAATATCCGCGGTGCCGTTGCCGTCCTCCGTGATATGACTGACGAAAGAACCCACGACAAGCTGAGAAAAGATTTTATCGCTAATGTCTCACATGAACTCAGAACTCCAATTTCCATGCTTCAAGGATACAGTGAAGCGATCATTGACGATGTTGCAGGTTCTGAAGAAGAGAAAAAGGAACTGGCGCAGATTATCTATGATGAATCATTACGTATGGGCAGACTGGTAAATGAGCTTCTTGATCTTGCGAGGATGGAAGCGGGACACATCAGCCTGAATCTTGAACGGGTGAATACAAGAGAATTTTCAGAGAGGGTTGTAAGGAAGTTCAGCGGAATTGCGAAAGAACATGATGTTCTTATAGTAGAAGACATCGAAGCAACAGTTAATTCACTCTTAATGGATCCAGACCGAATCGAGCAGGTTCTTACAAATCTTATCGATAATGCGATTCGCCATACCCCTGAAAACGGACAAGTCACGTTGTGCGTGACCAATGTGGAAGGCGGGGTCAAAATGGATGTGATTGATACCGGAAGCGGAATACCGGAAGAAGACCTTCCCTTTGTTTTTGAACGGTTTTACAAAGCAGACAAAGCGCGTACCCGCGGCCGGTCGGGGACAGGTCTGGGCCTTGCCATCGTAAAAAACATTGTCCATGCTCATAAAGGCCGTGTTTCTGTTCACAGTAAGTTGAAAGAAGGAACAACATTTACGGTGTTTTTACCGGATGGAAAAGAATAA
- a CDS encoding nucleoside recognition domain-containing protein, with protein MVNLIWVILFVAGIIFAAINGTMDQVNKAVFDGAKEAVAICIGLMSVLVFWLGLMKVAEEGGILKGLSSLMGPLVRRLFPEVPKDHPAMGYILSNMSANLFGLGNAATPMGIKAMEELKRLNGGKDEATRSMITLLAINTASITLIPTTVISIRLNYGSVSPTEIVGTTILATACSTAGALLIDRYFHYRRTRKRGV; from the coding sequence GTGGTTAATCTAATCTGGGTAATCCTTTTTGTTGCCGGTATTATATTCGCGGCAATTAACGGGACGATGGATCAGGTGAACAAAGCAGTTTTTGACGGTGCAAAAGAAGCGGTAGCGATCTGTATCGGATTAATGAGTGTCCTGGTTTTCTGGCTGGGGCTTATGAAGGTTGCGGAAGAAGGGGGCATTTTAAAAGGGCTCAGCAGCCTGATGGGCCCTCTTGTCAGGCGGCTTTTCCCGGAAGTCCCGAAAGATCACCCGGCTATGGGCTATATTTTATCCAACATGAGTGCAAATTTGTTCGGCCTTGGAAATGCGGCAACACCAATGGGGATAAAAGCCATGGAAGAGCTGAAGAGACTGAATGGAGGGAAAGATGAAGCGACCCGGTCCATGATTACCCTCCTTGCAATCAATACGGCAAGTATTACCCTTATTCCGACTACTGTCATTTCCATAAGATTAAATTACGGTTCGGTGTCTCCGACAGAAATTGTCGGAACAACCATCCTGGCGACAGCCTGTTCCACTGCAGGCGCCTTATTAATTGACCGGTATTTTCATTACCGGCGAACGAGAAAAAGAGGGGTGTGA
- a CDS encoding DUF421 domain-containing protein: MGLIEELFIVVFRIATILPLLLAITLFMGKRSIGALPVFDFLVIMTLASVTGADIAQPDVQHIHTVVAIIGIALLQRFASQMIIKNRKVGRWMTFEPTIVIHNGKLLPGNLEKLRYSVDNILQMLREKNVFDISSVKLAIVEGNGALTVQLEGQKENVTIEDLNLTKKSPGIAYPVILEGKVYVSVLEDLGLTLSWLHEQLVERGYKNTSLVFYASINDNLELHISENEYRSEGPAFYH, translated from the coding sequence ATGGGGTTAATCGAGGAACTGTTTATTGTTGTCTTTCGAATTGCGACAATACTGCCGCTGCTGCTTGCCATTACTCTCTTTATGGGTAAACGTTCGATTGGCGCTCTTCCAGTGTTCGACTTCCTGGTCATTATGACACTGGCATCAGTTACAGGGGCTGATATTGCCCAGCCGGATGTCCAGCATATTCACACTGTCGTCGCCATTATCGGTATTGCACTTCTGCAGCGCTTTGCGTCTCAAATGATAATAAAAAACCGTAAAGTGGGAAGGTGGATGACTTTTGAACCAACAATTGTCATCCATAACGGCAAGCTGTTACCCGGCAACCTTGAAAAACTCAGATATTCCGTTGACAACATTCTTCAGATGTTACGGGAAAAAAACGTATTTGATATCTCCAGTGTCAAGCTGGCTATTGTAGAAGGAAATGGAGCCCTCACTGTTCAACTGGAAGGACAGAAGGAAAACGTGACGATTGAGGATTTAAACCTCACAAAAAAATCACCGGGCATTGCTTATCCGGTGATTTTGGAAGGAAAAGTGTACGTGAGTGTTCTTGAAGATCTCGGACTTACTCTCTCATGGCTTCATGAGCAGCTGGTAGAAAGGGGGTATAAAAATACATCCCTGGTTTTTTATGCAAGCATAAACGACAACCTGGAACTCCACATCTCGGAAAATGAGTACAGAAGTGAAGGACCTGCCTTTTATCATTAG
- a CDS encoding spore maturation protein: protein MEWITYLSLWIIPGLIAFILVVATIRKVPTYEMFVEGAKEGVSMAFSVIPYLVGMLVAISVFRESGAMDFFINLLRPALQAVGVPADIVPLAMIRPLSGTGALGMTSDLIAIHGPDSFIGRLASTMQGSTDTTFYVLTVYFGAVGIRKMGDALKVGLLADVIGILAAIIVVTLVFG from the coding sequence ATGGAGTGGATAACCTATCTGTCACTATGGATCATCCCCGGGTTGATTGCTTTCATTCTGGTTGTTGCAACGATAAGAAAGGTTCCTACCTACGAAATGTTTGTTGAAGGAGCCAAGGAAGGCGTATCAATGGCGTTCTCTGTCATACCATATCTCGTTGGAATGCTTGTTGCGATCAGTGTGTTCAGGGAGTCAGGGGCGATGGATTTTTTTATCAACCTTCTAAGGCCTGCCCTCCAGGCTGTAGGAGTCCCGGCTGACATCGTTCCTTTAGCCATGATAAGGCCTTTGTCCGGTACAGGAGCACTGGGAATGACATCAGATCTGATTGCCATCCACGGACCTGATTCCTTTATCGGGAGACTTGCCTCGACAATGCAGGGAAGTACAGATACGACGTTTTATGTGCTTACGGTCTACTTCGGTGCCGTAGGGATAAGGAAAATGGGGGATGCCCTAAAGGTAGGGCTCTTGGCCGATGTAATCGGTATCCTTGCAGCGATCATTGTTGTTACCCTGGTTTTTGGATAA
- a CDS encoding response regulator transcription factor: MNAEAKLLVVDDEERIRRLLKMYLERENYEVRDAENGEKALDMALKEDFDLILLDLMMPGIDGIEVCEELRKHKATPVIMLTAKGEEANRVQGFEAGTDDYIVKPFSPREVVLRVKALLRRASTTKFLHTETQAKDILVFPHLTIDNDAHKVLAGGEEINLTPKEYELLHYLAQAPDKVFAREDLLKDVWNYEFFGDLRTVDTHIKRLREKLNKVSPEAAHMIATVWGIGYKFEAGK; the protein is encoded by the coding sequence ATGAATGCTGAAGCGAAACTGTTAGTGGTAGACGATGAAGAACGGATCCGCAGGCTTTTAAAAATGTATCTTGAACGTGAAAACTACGAAGTAAGAGATGCTGAAAATGGTGAAAAAGCTTTAGATATGGCTCTGAAAGAAGATTTTGACCTTATTCTGCTGGATTTGATGATGCCCGGGATTGACGGGATTGAAGTTTGTGAAGAGTTGCGAAAGCATAAAGCGACTCCTGTTATCATGCTCACGGCTAAAGGAGAAGAAGCAAACCGTGTTCAAGGCTTTGAAGCAGGAACTGATGATTATATTGTTAAGCCGTTCAGTCCGAGGGAAGTCGTTCTCCGGGTAAAGGCATTGCTTAGAAGGGCCTCAACAACCAAGTTTCTTCATACGGAAACACAGGCAAAGGATATTCTTGTTTTTCCTCACCTGACTATTGATAATGATGCTCATAAAGTTCTTGCCGGAGGGGAAGAGATTAACCTTACCCCGAAAGAATATGAACTTCTTCATTACCTGGCACAGGCACCTGATAAAGTATTTGCACGGGAGGATTTACTGAAGGATGTCTGGAACTATGAATTTTTCGGAGACCTGCGAACTGTGGATACCCATATTAAAAGGCTCAGGGAAAAATTAAACAAGGTTTCACCTGAAGCAGCGCATATGATCGCGACTGTGTGGGGGATCGGTTATAAATTTGAGGCGGGCAAGTAA